From the genome of Capsicum annuum cultivar UCD-10X-F1 chromosome 4, UCD10Xv1.1, whole genome shotgun sequence:
tgAGAATCAAGGCCAATCTCAATAAATccatccaagaactccaagaaccttcaaggtttcctttctcaggtatgcatagtgttcattcatagattccttacttccatgaagcccaagaatcaagttttaaactatgaattatgatatttatgctatgtgttgattatgttcatatggttgttgttgttgtatgattcccaagttggaatctttaagtgtttttatgaaaatatgttagcatgttagttgaaaaccatgaattttagttggttatgatatgttaatttgatgattatgccatgccctaagtcatacaccctaagtgtttgacaaaatgcctaagagactagacattatttatatgactcaattgtgacttaagtgaaggattcatgttttacccttatgttcaaatgactcccatacTATTGATGtgtaatgtagatgtttgttggtaTGCttatgatgttagagtatgaaactataacattgagtatatgcattcctaccatgtacaagattatgataaccatgtactttatgaaatccctaacttagtgtattatgggttgttgatattggtcgtgtattcaagaatgccatgccttgtcagtttccttctatagagtcttgggggtacttgtacccaataatttagctatgtgcctagagccaatgtcatgtttttcatgatatccttagtcaagccatgttcagtagaatttagtctgtcatgtgactcaagaaaactcagtaaactcattaatcccagtaatctcaaaaatcttagtacttcagtaatctcagtagtattttgtcagtcaatgaaactcaatgaactcagtccagttcagtttattTGATCATGTTCAGTGACTATTacatgggagtagtatttagcacctagtgaacccaaggatgagaataCACACTGACAattaagggtgtgatccttagaagcaatccttgtattccagaactatgtagccaacataggttgagacatcaacactgacagatacgggttgataaggtggataaacactgtcagataagggtcccacggTTCTCTTTTGGGAAACTGTCAGATgaggtcacccacagcttgtctttaccagtggtgcggtattgacactcttccaattggggttatagattggaccccaaccttgatatattgatttatttggggcatttcggttagatgactacttcctacagttacagttttagactcagtctaaATAATAAagctcagatagtttttcaaaatttcaagactgccagatacagtcaactcagaatagtatgaaactcagttagttccatcagaacctagactgtcagatacagtcactcagtatctgttatatcagttatcagtgactcgtgttatcagtaatcagactcagtagttagtaccatcacaaattcagtcacagtcacttatttatgcatttattctCATGGTCATGTtatcagtcagttagcattgttcatgcatttgaaccctttgcattcagcctacatcacttgtataccagtacattcaatcgtattgattcatttgctgttttggtgttttataccataggttcataagcacgagctccaaagcatccttAGAAGATCAAACATTCAACAGCCATACAAGCaatgagtcctcatgattcgaggatagcatgattattttatcactctattattttagtattctggagttagttggggacatgctcCATCAATtcctcattcagacagtttagatgTTTTCAGACTACAAtgtttttagactagatgttttcaaacattgtttcagttttggtattatcgTATCACATTATTCAAGTTTGGTTTGATTagatgtttatcagttttgaatcttatgacaTATTTTAGACTACTATttctacatttatacagtatattatacagtattcaggtacagatattagtcatgggttagcttgtggtccttcggggtcatgagcaccatgtagcattccgggtaccagattgagggtgttacattattgtCAACTGAATCTATCgtcattattttaattcattattattattattattattttgattactattattatcataattattattattatcattatcagttttacataGTTTCGAcgtattcataattcaacatctattttttttcacTCTTGAAAGTACGTTTCACATATAAATTCCCATACCATAAGATACCTTATTTGCTTCATAAATAATCATGGTTAACTATTTAAACCCACATATCTCTTCAATTTCTTTTATAGAGTaatacattttaaattttctaatatatagaaattatATTATCATCTTTTTCATACTTAAAATGCATATATATGTTTGCGATAATTACATTACTTTGTACATGGTAGCGTCATGTTTGATATAccttaaatttttcttttgaataataaatatatgataaaaatttTCTATCACCGTTTTaagcaaataacaaaataaagtttttctaatattttcctaaactaagcGTAAGGACTACCTTCGAATAGGCCctaaggggtgcctaacactttccccTCGGATAACCaaacccttactcagaatctctaaaCATTTTCGAAAGACCAAAACAGAGGTTTTTACATAAAAAATggtttttcctcatttttctaaaaatttaggtggcgactctaaaaataaatttttaaatcctAAGAGTCATCAACACCACCatatgttgtgttttgtttcgacCGGTCCGAAATAGGGTGCGACATAATGGAGACTCTACTGGGGAAGAAATGAACTTAGGTTTTGACCTTAACAAGTgtagtttaggatttttatgttttattatgttatttgctTTACGTATCTTTATATCATGTTCTGTGTGAAAGGACGCAAGCCAAATCCAAACTTTtgttccttatttgtttgaaCAACACTACTTGTTACTGCTTTATCACTTGCATTTTCCTATCGAGTCTTTGGTCATACACAATTCACACATTGTGGTTCACGCGAAGGGTGTACTGCACTCCTCCTAACTTTCTTTGGATTTCTTAGTTTCAGAGTCGTGCAATTAGGTTATTGCACTTCTCCCAGCTATCCAGTCCCACTCTCAAACATTTAGGAAAAAACTCTTACTCTAGAAATAGGTCATATTCCATACACCTTAGACAGGATAGTACAAGGAATCGTCTCTGCGACTAGGAAGCCACCCTTTTGTTAGAAGGTTATACACCTTACGACATACTttctataaaattgatttagatGGTCCAGATATTGACACTAATGGATTCAGTACAATTTTGTTGATCTTCGTCTCCATCGATGATGTGgagtaaattttttctaaaaataaaaaccttCTCTTTGTTTGATTTCTTTTTCAAGTCCATAGATGTGGAGTATTATCAAAGACTCTATCTAAATCTAATCAAACGGGTGTTGGGATATTATCATATCTCCTCCAATACTTGAATTCCTCCTTCCACTCAACCAATACGGAGTATTAGATGAAATTCTGCCATTGTTTGGCGTCTTTTACATGAAAACAGTTATGGGATATCTTTCATCCCTATCATCATTGTTTATttctgatacatgattatttattattattaataattcaTTTTCACTAGATATTCCTAAGTGCCCTTTAACTAGCGATAGGGCCTTAggattctttcttctttttgtattccCTTTTCAAAAGCAATATTTCATCCCACTCTATCTTTTGTACTAGTGTACACCCTTGCAACATCTTTTATTATCGTCCATCTTGACTTTGCTACCCTCACTTCAAAAATCTTAAATTGTCCTGAATTTAAATATGACAAAATCTAGATTCATCTATATCAATTTATTTCGACGTAGGCCCCACCTTTGGCAAAGAGAGGTTCCAAAATATAGGACGTGTTTGCTTGACATTATATGAATGTCTAACTCAATGTGGATGCGCTTGCCTGATAACCTAAACTAACTTTTTAcctttgtatttcttttttaacCCTCCAATAAAGGTTGATCGTGTTGATAATCGAGCTGGCTGACCACCCTTACTTCACCAGATCCAAGTCATCGACATTACCTCGATGTAGTTGGCTTGTCCAAGGAAAAAAATCACTATGTCTGATCCGACTATACCTAATCCAATTGGTACAGGGAATGTCACAGTTATCAATGAACATGCTGAAACTTCTGAAGTTCGAGCTACCATTCAACATGACGAGCATGTCGCCCTCTTGACTCAAGAGGTTGAGGATCTACAGGGAGAGTTGAATCGGGTTAAGGTCTTGACCAACTTATATATTACACTCCAAAGTCCACCTTCTGAAGCAAGGAATACTGCACCAAACCTACCACATTTTCCATCACTTGATTCACCGATTCCCAAACACTTTCCTCCCCAGCATCCTCTACCTACCAATAATAATTCACTTTCGACCACCTCGAAAAATCCACCGAATCAACCACCTATCTACACCCCTTCACAAAGTCATCTATCCAGCTACACTACCTATGTCGCTCCTCCAAATGCACCACTTGTTAACCCACCAAATCAACCTCTAGTTCATATTCCCTATGTTTCTCCACCTGCTTATACTTATCCCCCACCCACAACtactacttcaaaccaaccaaatcAACCGCTCATTAATGCCCCTTGTAATCCTCCACCACCTCCAATGCAAAATACTCCTAATAACATACAAAATTATCCCGCCCAGTAGATACAAAGGGCACATGTTTCCATTCCATACGCATGACATGTTCCTCCCGTATATGCAGGGGAAAGCCAAACCTTTACCAACCCAATAACAGTCAAACTCCAACCCGAGGTTGACCAGTACGAGGAAATATAGAAGGATGCCAAGGCTAAAGCCAAAAATGATTTAGAAAGGGAGATTCATGAACTTAAGGAAGCAATGAGAAACCCCCAAAACTACCAGGAGAAGCAAGAGCCTAGAATATGATGATCTATGTGTGTAACTGGACATTGACTTGCCCATGGATGCAAGCCGccaaaatttaatttgtttaatAGAGTTGGTGACCCCGATGTACACTTGAGGGCCTTATGTAACAAGTTGGTAGGAGTAGGGAGAAATGAAATGATCAGAATAAAATTGTTCATAAGAAGTTTGTCTGGTAAAGCTCTCGCTTGGTATACACAACAAGATCTTCGTAAATGGCATGGGTGGAACGATATGGTGCAAAACTTCATGGATCGGTTCAAACTCAACACAAAAATCACACAAGATGGGTTCTAGTTGGCCAAGTTGAAAAATAAACCAACAGAGACATTTCGTGGGTATGCGCTACATTGGtgcgcagatgcaattaaattcCAACCACCAATGGGTGAAGGTAAAATGACTGCCACTTTTATTGAATGCCAAGATAACAGTTTGTACTATGAAAATATGATAACCATGATGACACAAAAGTTCATAGAAGTTGTTAGAATGAGAGAAATCTTGGAAGATGGGATTAAGCAAGGGAGAATCCAAAACTATATGGCTTTGTAAGATGCAAGTAAAACAATTTAATACGGTTCTATCAACGGGaacaagaagaaaaaggaagatgTATCTACTGCTGTGATTGACCAAGGACATAAGCCAAGTTAGACTCATTTCTACCTAAATCAACCACATCAACCCATCTATCCTTACCATTATTGTGAAACTCCCCAAATGTTTTACCATCCTCCACCAACAACTTATCCTTTCTACAACACCCACGCAAATTATTTCCACCCTCAAGCCCCTACTTTTCAGACTCCACATCCATAGCAACCTGTCGAAGCTCCAACTCACCAAAATCATCAACACGTTGTGCCTAGGGCCCGTCCAAATCCTGAAACCAAAACCACTCACTACTATACAAAATTAGTTGAATCATATGCTTAGTTATTTGAAAGGTTGAAAAAATAAGGCATGATACAACCCATTGAAGGAAAAATTTCATATCCTATTCCAAAATAGTTTTATGGTTCCAAGTGTTTTGCATATAATTCTGGAATTGTTGGACACGACACTGAAGATTGTTATAGCCTTAAAAATAAGGTTGAAGCTTTAATCAAGGAAGGAGCGATTGAACTTGTCGGACCTCAGCCTAAAATGAGCAAGAACCCTCTACAAAACCACGGGAATGCCAATGTGAACATGATTACTACCGAAGAAGATTGGGATTTGAAAGGGACCATTTTACCAATTGGAAAGGTTGGAAGAGATGCACCATCAATGGTCGTCCCAAAACTAGCACCAATGAAGGATACTGCTACTACTGACAAGACACCAACTATTTGGAATATTAAATCAGAAGAAGCTTGGAAGAATTAGACTTGTACTCCGTACCTGGTTTCTTGGTAGATGGAACAAGTAGTAGATCTTTTGAAATAACACATCTAAAAACTGAGGCTTGATTGTGCCTAAAACTTTATGTTGTGTTACCTCTTCTTTTGAAAGCTTAATTGCAAAATCTATGAATGAATTTTCTATTTCTTTGACTTTCTACTATGTAttactttctatttttttaatataaattatcaAATCTGCCAATTATGAGCATGACACAATGAAACAAATGAACAAAGTCTGATTTCAAGGAAGACTTCGAAGCATGACTGAGAGTTTAAACAACCAACCAAGGAATATGATAAACATGAGAGTGCGAGCATGAAGAGTACTCGTTCAAAGGAAGTTAACACActtcaaaaaggaaaaatttagaTAGGTTTTATATAATATAGCTTTCAATTATCATGTACTCATAACTACGTTTCGACCTGATTCCCCTGGCAGGATACATAGGCAGCCCATATAGGGTTTGGTTTTACTATagaaaaaacccaaaatctctTATTGTAATGGGAGAACTACGCCTAACCTGATTCCCTCAACAGGATATGTTGGCCACCCACATATGGTTCAGTCATACTAGGACAAAAATAGAACTTCTCCCTTATGTAATTTTGAACTATACGCGGCCTGATTCCCTAGGTGAGATATATAGGTAGCCTAAAATAGGTTTGACCCCTTTATTAGAAACCCCAAATCATTTTTATGTACCTTGAACTACGTTCTGACCTAATTCTCTCAGTGAGGTACGTAGGTAACCTATTTAAGGTTCGATCTTATCACAACAAAAGTTATATACCTTCTACACTCTGGGGAAGATTTTGAAAAGATGTCAACAAGGATGATTGGATATTGTCAAGATACATTTGACTTGGGCTACCAAACAAAGAGTAGAAAGATAAAGGACATTCATTTTGTTCCAAAAGTGTCACAGTCTAAGATTGACagaagttttgaaaactatacatatcttcacatatatgtatatgtatcctTTAAACATTTTTCTTACAAAGCTTTTACTACTGGTTCATTTGCCAAGTCTCAATGGAGGTCACAAATGGTTGCATAGATGAGATGAATGGAAGGTCAACAAAGTCAAGCCTTGAGTCAGCACGAATCAACACCCCCTtccaactaagaatttttctttgagtgcagGGATAACAAAAATGCAGGATGACAACGCTAAGTTGATGTCAAGGCTACCAATCTGGCCATGAACATCATTTTTCCCTAATGGTAATTACTCAAGGACAAATGTCGAAGATCAGAGAACAATACTCAAACAATCAATAACACTATCTCCAACCAAGTGGCCCcactcattttattctttactttgctatcttattttgtaattaattttttccACTTGGTAATTTTGCCTTGAATTCTTCCAGGAATTGTGGTCTCCGAAGATAAGCAAATATATCATTGGGCTATACAACTTTTTCATTATAAGCCACACATCTTTATTTCTCATCCATCATCTAATTTACTTTTACATCATGACTTTATTCAGTAACTTTACTGTAAAGTTTCCTTTCAGGAGTTACAATAATCAACATTAGTCTCCAAAGACAATCGGAAACTCATTTATCACAAAATCCCCAAAGACAACCGGAGGATTTCACAATAATCAAATTAGTCTCTGAAGAAAACCAGAGACTCTCTCATCACAAAATCTCCAAAAACAATCGGAGGATTTCACAACAATCAACATTGTGTCCTCAAAGACAACTGCAGACACCGTCATCATCAAGTCTTCATAGAAAACTGGAGACATCATTGAGTCCCGGGAGACAAACAGTGGCCTCACTTTACATTAAAGTTTTCAAAGATAATCGGCAACTTCATTACATCATTAACATAAGCCAAGAGGCTACACTCTTACTTTACCTTCTACTTTATTAATTTCCTTAAATCACTTTACCAACTTTAACGACTTTACGTTGATCATCAAGTCTTCAAATATAACTGGAGACATCATGCACTCTCCGAGGACAACCATAGACATCATTTAGTCCCGTAGATAAGCGAAGATTTCATTCAACATTAAAACTTTCGAAGACAACCGGATGCTTCATTAAAACACCCGCAAAAGTCGAGCGGCTACATTCTTACCTTACTTTTtcttacatattttatatttttatatttaactgGTAGTTTTATCGTGAGTTTCATTTTTGACAGGAGACACAATTTGCGATAGTAAGACGTACATCACATATAAAACTACCCTCTTAACAGCTTCCGTTAGCTATGTCAAGGATTCCAGCGAAGAAACCCAACCCGACTCGACTCACGTTTTATTTGTCATAATTTTTAGTATCGTCAACCAGTGCCGTCTTAATCCTACACtggaaaatttttgaaaatccataATTATCTATTCTCCCAAAACGCTCAGCAGATATTTCATCCAACGTCTCCTCATCCCCAGCTATTCTGAACAACCAATTTTGGGACTTGTACCTGTATCCTTATCCGTTTGTTCCAAAATCTGTATTATCCTCCTCGAAGGAACTCATTGTCACCTTAATTCTATACAGGGGCAAATTTTGAGGTTCATCAAACTTTGCTGCAATTCAAACTACAAATGGTCTGATCTCTTATGAAGctcgagatatgtaggcagctcgAAAACCCGAGCTCGACCATAATATTCCAAACATTCTATTTTGTTCGAGATAAAATTGATTATGTCAACATGAGTTCCCAAAAATTTTCACACAAATCTTCAGTCACTCAGGGgcaattgttgacacccaattttggctcttacttttttcttttattattttaccgATGCTCCTCAaccctaaataattttcaaaaattaggtaaaa
Proteins encoded in this window:
- the LOC124897976 gene encoding pollen-specific leucine-rich repeat extensin-like protein 3 gives rise to the protein MSDPTIPNPIGTGNVTVINEHAETSEVRATIQHDEHVALLTQEVEDLQGELNRVKVLTNLYITLQSPPSEARNTAPNLPHFPSLDSPIPKHFPPQHPLPTNNNSLSTTSKNPPNQPPIYTPSQSHLSSYTTYVAPPNAPLVNPPNQPLVHIPYVSPPAYTYPPPTTTTSNQPNQPLINAPCNPPPPPMQNTPNNIQNYPAHLKNKVEALIKEGAIELVGPQPKMSKNPLQNHGNANVNMITTEEDWDLKGTILPIGKVGRDAPSMVVPKLAPMKDTATTDKTPTIWNIKSEEAWKN